The following are from one region of the Rosettibacter firmus genome:
- the bshC gene encoding bacillithiol biosynthesis cysteine-adding enzyme BshC, whose amino-acid sequence MYINYSDIPGYQNLFLDYIYEFDNVKKFYRNNFRDIESYEKLFNELENYNRPHRTELANLIKKQYQNIKISKQTESNIEALYSNKTFVVCTGQQLGIFGGPLYTIYKTITAIKLSNYLKERYENYQFVPVFWLEGDDHDFEEVRKITLINNNNDIITLKYNDGLEEEINRGSIGHKFFDNNLENIYKEIEINIRETEFKNSIIEFLKAFYKPNTTFLDAFKNLMIKLFDEYGLIVFNPLEPEIKKLLSPIFSEEIINYRNHTLELVDRSAELEEIYHAQVKVKPINLFYIDNNERLLIEPVDDEYRLKGRRKRFTKEELLNQLNQNPEKFSPNVLLRPICQDYLFPTAFYVAGPSEISYFAQLTPLYKIYNIIPPIIYPRASATIVEKNIKTVLEKYNLDFINLFTSEDELITKIVNQNSNIDINKLFEDTLNNLEQLMSLLRENLVKVDKSLSDITNKTKIRMEENLSYLKNKAQELEKSKHEITIRQITKVRNIIYPNNNLQERELNFIYFANKYGFDILKWIYNELAINKFEHQILEL is encoded by the coding sequence CAAAATTTATTTCTCGATTATATTTACGAATTTGATAATGTAAAAAAATTCTATAGAAATAATTTTCGTGATATTGAGTCGTACGAAAAATTATTTAATGAATTAGAAAATTATAACCGTCCTCACCGTACAGAATTAGCTAACTTAATAAAAAAACAGTATCAAAATATTAAAATATCCAAACAAACTGAATCAAATATCGAAGCACTTTATTCCAACAAAACCTTTGTGGTATGCACAGGACAACAATTAGGAATTTTTGGCGGGCCTCTTTATACAATTTATAAAACTATTACTGCAATTAAACTTTCAAATTACTTAAAAGAGCGATACGAAAATTATCAGTTTGTCCCGGTTTTCTGGCTCGAAGGAGATGACCACGATTTTGAAGAAGTGAGAAAAATAACATTAATTAATAATAACAACGATATAATCACTCTAAAATATAACGATGGACTTGAAGAAGAAATTAATCGTGGTAGTATAGGCCATAAATTTTTTGACAACAACCTGGAGAATATATATAAAGAAATTGAGATAAATATTAGAGAAACAGAATTCAAAAATTCTATAATAGAATTTTTAAAAGCATTTTATAAACCCAATACAACTTTTTTAGATGCATTTAAAAATCTAATGATAAAGCTATTCGATGAGTATGGATTAATAGTCTTTAATCCGCTTGAACCAGAGATAAAAAAATTATTATCACCAATTTTTTCAGAAGAAATTATAAACTACAGAAATCATACTTTAGAACTTGTAGATAGGAGTGCTGAACTCGAAGAAATTTATCACGCTCAGGTAAAAGTTAAACCTATTAATTTATTTTATATAGATAATAATGAGAGATTATTAATTGAACCTGTTGACGATGAATATCGATTAAAAGGGAGAAGAAAAAGATTCACAAAAGAAGAATTATTAAATCAACTCAACCAAAATCCTGAAAAATTCAGTCCAAATGTTTTACTTAGACCAATATGCCAGGATTATCTATTCCCTACTGCATTTTATGTAGCCGGGCCATCGGAGATTAGCTATTTTGCACAGCTAACACCACTTTATAAAATTTATAATATTATTCCACCAATTATTTATCCACGTGCTTCTGCTACAATTGTAGAAAAAAATATTAAAACAGTTCTTGAAAAATATAACTTGGATTTTATCAATCTTTTTACAAGCGAAGATGAACTGATAACAAAAATCGTAAATCAAAATTCTAACATCGATATAAATAAATTATTTGAAGATACACTGAATAATCTTGAACAATTAATGTCACTATTAAGAGAAAATTTAGTTAAAGTTGATAAATCATTATCCGATATAACAAATAAAACCAAGATCAGAATGGAAGAAAATTTATCTTACTTGAAAAATAAAGCACAGGAATTAGAAAAAAGTAAACACGAAATAACTATACGCCAGATTACAAAAGTGCGAAATATTATTTACCCAAATAATAACTTACAGGAAAGAGAACTAAACTTTATATATTTTGCAAATAAATATGGTTTTGATATTCTAAAATGGATTTATAACGAATTAGCAATTAACAAATTTGAGCATCAGATTTTAGAATTATAG
- a CDS encoding TrmH family RNA methyltransferase — MKRFRTPERLKKITAAATARQFSLRVVIENIHDAHNVSAIFRTCDAVGVPKITLLYTKETFPKISKVTSASANKWIDIEKFDNVNECIQSLKNEGFTIYASYLDKSAKNLYEIDFTKKIALVFGNEHRGISDELKMLADELFYIPMRGMVQSLNVSVAAAVTLYECQRQRTLAGMYEKSELNENELNELIDKWCQK; from the coding sequence ATGAAAAGATTCAGAACACCTGAGAGACTAAAAAAAATTACAGCAGCTGCTACTGCAAGACAATTTTCATTAAGAGTTGTAATTGAAAATATTCATGATGCACATAATGTTAGTGCAATTTTTAGAACATGTGATGCAGTAGGTGTACCTAAGATTACTTTATTATATACAAAAGAAACTTTCCCTAAAATAAGTAAAGTTACTTCAGCTTCGGCAAATAAATGGATTGATATAGAGAAATTTGATAATGTTAATGAGTGTATTCAATCATTAAAAAATGAAGGTTTTACAATTTATGCAAGCTATCTTGATAAAAGTGCTAAAAATTTGTATGAAATAGACTTTACAAAAAAAATTGCATTGGTTTTTGGTAATGAACATCGTGGTATATCTGACGAATTAAAAATGCTTGCTGATGAATTGTTTTATATCCCAATGCGTGGAATGGTTCAAAGTTTGAATGTATCTGTAGCTGCAGCTGTTACATTATATGAGTGTCAACGTCAAAGAACTTTAGCTGGTATGTATGAGAAATCTGAATTAAACGAGAATGAACTTAATGAATTAATAGATAAATGGTGTCAAAAATGA
- a CDS encoding type II toxin-antitoxin system HicB family antitoxin: protein MVLDLIVTKTDDGFTAEIPSLKGCESWAHIEEEAINKTIELFKFYIQAESNLKLKIDKARKEGNKIVYKIIFDKNQ from the coding sequence GTGGTTTTAGATTTAATTGTTACAAAAACTGATGACGGATTTACAGCCGAAATACCTTCTTTAAAAGGTTGCGAAAGCTGGGCTCACATCGAAGAAGAAGCTATAAACAAAACCATTGAACTTTTTAAATTCTATATTCAGGCAGAATCAAATCTAAAATTAAAAATTGATAAAGCTCGAAAAGAAGGGAATAAAATTGTGTATAAAATTATATTCGATAAGAATCAATGA
- the aroA gene encoding 3-phosphoshikimate 1-carboxyvinyltransferase, with translation MIQNFHYVENLYGQLYLPGDKSISHRAIMFSSMAEGKSIVKNCSNADDVKSTISCFKKLGVQFKYDEDKIIIEGRGFKNFLKPDGELYAGNSGTTARLLSGLLCAQSFESIITGDESLSKRPMMRVVEPLNSMGADIIASEKGTLPLIIKPSNKLHPINYKMKVASAQVKSAIILSALHLEDESIIIEPVPTRNHTEKLLGLKTEISDEGTKIFVSKKNYPTCIDITVPADISTAAFFIVLGLLSKDSNILIENVSLNETRTGILSVLKSMGGKIFIENELIENGEKKGDIRIMSSDLKNVDIPVELIPNIIDEIPVLSIAGVFADGKFKITNAKELRVKESDRIKALCTNFKNAGLNVNEFEDGFEVYGKVNVKKPVFESYGDHRIAMAFAVMSMLLEEGGDINNFECVSVSNPEFLNQLAALGYNSKI, from the coding sequence ATGATTCAGAATTTTCATTATGTAGAAAATCTTTATGGTCAATTGTATCTACCAGGAGATAAATCAATATCTCATAGAGCAATAATGTTCTCTTCTATGGCAGAGGGGAAATCGATTGTTAAAAATTGTTCTAATGCTGATGATGTTAAGTCTACTATATCATGTTTTAAAAAGCTTGGTGTTCAATTTAAATATGATGAAGATAAAATTATTATTGAAGGAAGAGGATTTAAAAATTTCTTAAAGCCAGATGGTGAATTATATGCTGGTAATTCAGGTACTACAGCAAGATTATTAAGTGGATTATTATGTGCACAGAGTTTTGAATCAATAATTACTGGTGACGAATCACTTTCCAAAAGACCAATGATGAGAGTTGTAGAACCACTCAATTCTATGGGAGCAGATATAATTGCATCAGAGAAAGGAACATTACCACTGATAATCAAGCCTTCAAACAAATTACATCCTATTAATTATAAAATGAAAGTTGCAAGTGCTCAGGTTAAAAGTGCAATTATATTATCAGCTCTTCATCTTGAGGATGAATCGATAATTATAGAGCCAGTTCCTACAAGAAATCATACAGAAAAATTACTTGGACTTAAAACTGAAATATCAGATGAAGGGACAAAAATTTTTGTATCCAAGAAAAATTATCCAACTTGTATTGATATTACTGTACCTGCAGATATATCAACAGCAGCATTTTTTATTGTACTGGGTTTGCTATCTAAAGATTCAAATATTCTTATTGAAAATGTTTCTCTTAACGAAACGAGAACTGGTATCCTTAGTGTATTGAAATCAATGGGTGGCAAAATTTTTATCGAAAATGAATTAATTGAAAATGGAGAAAAGAAAGGTGATATAAGAATTATGAGCAGTGATTTAAAGAATGTTGATATTCCTGTTGAATTGATCCCAAATATAATTGATGAAATTCCAGTTCTTTCAATTGCTGGAGTATTTGCAGATGGGAAATTTAAAATAACAAATGCTAAGGAACTTAGAGTAAAAGAATCTGATCGCATAAAAGCTTTGTGTACTAATTTTAAAAATGCTGGCTTGAATGTTAACGAATTTGAGGATGGATTTGAAGTATATGGAAAAGTAAATGTAAAAAAGCCTGTATTTGAAAGTTATGGTGATCATAGAATTGCAATGGCTTTTGCAGTTATGTCAATGCTGCTTGAAGAAGGAGGTGATATAAATAATTTTGAGTGCGTATCTGTATCTAATCCAGAATTTTTAAATCAATTGGCAGCATTAGGCTATAATTCTAAAATCTGA
- the deoC gene encoding deoxyribose-phosphate aldolase → MIDHTLLKPEATPDEIKKLCEEAKTYGFASVCVNPCYVTLCRDLLKNSDVKVCTVVGFPLGATTTEVKRFEAEQALQNGAQEIDMVINVGMLKQKEYQYVFNDINQVVLVTKKHKGICKVIIETALLTDEEKVIACLISKEAKADFVKTSTGFSKGGATASDVALMKYVVGSSVGVKASGGIRTAEDARLMIKSGADRIGASASVKIVKGESQSGGY, encoded by the coding sequence ATGATTGATCATACGCTATTAAAACCAGAAGCTACTCCAGATGAAATTAAAAAATTATGTGAAGAAGCTAAAACTTATGGATTTGCTTCTGTATGTGTTAATCCATGTTATGTAACATTATGCAGAGATTTATTAAAAAATTCTGATGTAAAAGTCTGTACTGTAGTTGGTTTCCCTTTGGGAGCAACAACAACAGAGGTAAAAAGATTTGAAGCTGAACAGGCACTTCAAAATGGTGCACAGGAAATTGATATGGTGATTAATGTTGGAATGCTTAAACAAAAAGAGTATCAATATGTTTTTAATGATATTAATCAAGTTGTATTGGTTACTAAAAAGCATAAAGGAATATGCAAGGTAATTATTGAAACTGCTCTATTAACTGATGAAGAAAAAGTAATTGCGTGCTTGATAAGCAAAGAAGCAAAAGCAGATTTCGTAAAAACTTCTACTGGCTTTAGTAAAGGAGGTGCAACCGCCAGCGATGTTGCTTTAATGAAATATGTTGTTGGTTCTTCTGTGGGTGTAAAAGCTTCTGGAGGAATAAGAACAGCAGAAGATGCTCGTTTGATGATTAAAAGTGGTGCAGATAGAATAGGAGCAAGTGCAAGTGTTAAAATAGTAAAAGGTGAATCTCAATCAGGTGGTTACTAG